Proteins encoded together in one Mus caroli chromosome 4, CAROLI_EIJ_v1.1, whole genome shotgun sequence window:
- the LOC110292190 gene encoding ATPase family AAA domain-containing protein 3 isoform X1 encodes MSWLFGIKGPKGEGTGPPLPLPPAQPGAEGGGDRGAGDRPSPKDKWSNFDPTGLERAAKAARELEHSRHAKEALSLAQMQEQTLQLEQQSKLKEYEAAVEQLKSEQIRVQAEERRKTLTEETRQHQARAQYQDKLARQRYEDQLKQQQLLNEENLRKQEESVQKQEAIRRATVEREMELRHKNEMLRVEAEARARAKADRENADIIREQIRLKAAEHRQTILESIRTAGTLFGEGFRAFVTDWDKVTATVAGLTLLAVGVYSAKNATSVAGRYIEARLGKPSLVRETSRISVLEALRHPIQVSRRLVSRPQDALEGVILSPSLEARVRDIAIATRNTKKNKSLYRNVLMYGPPGTGKTLFAKKLALHSGMDYAIMTGGDVAPMGREGVTAMHKVFDWASTSRRGLLLFVDEADAFLRKRATEKISEDLRATLNAFLHRTGQHSSKFMLVLASNQPEQFDWAINDRIDEMVCFALPQREERERLVRMYFDKYVLKPATEGKQRLKVAQFDYGKKCSEVAQLTEGMSGREIAQLAVAWQAMAYSSEDGVLTEAMMDARVQDAVQQHQQKMQWLKVERPDSQTNKPPHPSLLSC; translated from the exons ATGTCGTGGCTCTTCGGCATCAAGGGCCCCAAGGGCGAAGGCACAGGGCCTCCGCTGCCCTTGCCGCCCGCTCAACCTGGGGCGGAGGGTGGCGGCGACCGCGGTGCGGGAGACCGGCCATCGCCCAAGGACAAATGGAGCAACTTCGACCCGACGGGCCTGGAACGTGCGGCCAAAGCGGCGCGCGAGTTGGAGCACTCGC GCCATGCCAAGGAGGCACTGAGTCTTGCACAGATGCAGGAGCAGACACTGCAGCTGGAACAACAGTCCAAGCTCAAG GAGTATGAAGCTGCCGTAGAGCAGCTGAAGAGTGAACAGATCCGTGTGCAAgctgaggaaagaaggaaaacccTGACTGAAGAGACACGACAGCACCAGGCT AGGGCCCAGTACCAGGATAAGCTAGCTCGACAGCGCTATGAGGATCAGCTGAAACAACAG CAACTTCTGAATGAAGAGAATTTAAGGAAACAAGAGGAGTCTGTGCAGAAGCAGGAGGCCATACGGCGAG CCACTGTGGAGCGCGAGATGGAGCTGCGGCATAAAAACGAGATGTTGCGGGTGGAAGCTGAAGCCCGAGCACGGGCCAAGGCTGATCGAGAGAATGCAGATATCATCCGGGAACAGATTCGACTCAAGGCTGCTGAGCACCGCCAGACCATCTTGGAGTCTATCAG GACAGCTGGTACCTTGTTTGGTGAAGGATTCCGTGCCTTTGTGACAGACTGGGACAAAGTGACAGCTACG GTGGCAGGGTTGACACTATTAGCTGTTGGAGTCTATTCTGCCAAGAATGCTACTTCTGTTGCTGGTCGGTATATTGAGGCCCGATTGGGAAAGCCATCCTTGGTGAGAGAGACCTCCCGAATCTCAGTGCTAGAGGCATTGAGGCATCCCATCCAG GTCAGCAGGCGACTGGTCAGCAGACCCCAGGATGCTTTGGAGGGCGTCATCCTCAGT CCTAGCCTGGAGGCACGGGTCCGTGATATTGCCATCGCAACAAGAAATACCAAGAAGAACAAAAGCCTGTATAGGAACGTTCTGATGTATGGGCCCCCGGGGACTGGCAAGACACTATTTGCCAAG AAACTTGCACTGCATTCAGGCATGGACTACGCCATCATGACAGGCGGGGACGTGGCCCCAATGGGGCGGGAGGGTGTGACTGCCATGCACAAGGTCTTCGACTGGGCAAGCACCAGCCGACGAGG CCTCCTGCTCTTTGTGGATGAAGCAGATGCCTTCCTCAGGAAACGAGCGACT gaAAAGATAAGTGAAGACCTCAGGGCTACTCTGAATGCATTCCTACACAGGACAGGACAACACAGTAGTAA GTTCATGCTGGTCCTGGCCAGTAACCAGCCTGAGCAGTTTGATTGGGCTATCAATGACCGCATTGACGAGATGGTCTGCTTTGCCCTGCCACAGCGGGAGGAGCGAGAGCGCCTGGTGAGAATGTATTTTGACAAGTATGTCCTTAAGCCGGCCACAGAAGGAAAGCA ACGCTTGAAGGTGGCCCAGTTTGACTACGGAAAGAAATGCTCAGAGGTCGCCCAGCTGACGGAGGGGATGTCAGGCCGGGagattgctcagcttgctgtgGCGTGGCAG GCCATGGCATATTCATCTGAGGATGGAGTCCTCACGGAGGCTATGATGGATGCCCGTGTGCAGGATGCTGTTCAGCAGCACCAGCAGAAGATGCAGTGGCTTAAAGTAGAGAGACCCGATTCCCAGACCAACAAGCCACCACATCCTTCACTCCTCAGCTGCTGA
- the LOC110292190 gene encoding ATPase family AAA domain-containing protein 3 isoform X2, with amino-acid sequence MSWLFGIKGPKGEGTGPPLPLPPAQPGAEGGGDRGAGDRPSPKDKWSNFDPTGLERAAKAARELEHSRHAKEALSLAQMQEQTLQLEQQSKLKEYEAAVEQLKSEQIRVQAEERRKTLTEETRQHQARAQYQDKLARQRYEDQLKQQQLLNEENLRKQEESVQKQEAIRRATVEREMELRHKNEMLRVEAEARARAKADRENADIIREQIRLKAAEHRQTILESIRTAGTLFGEGFRAFVTDWDKVTATVAGLTLLAVGVYSAKNATSVAGRYIEARLGKPSLVRETSRISVLEALRHPIQVSRRLVSRPQDALEGVILSPSLEARVRDIAIATRNTKKNKSLYRNVLMYGPPGTGKTLFAKKLALHSGMDYAIMTGGDVAPMGREGVTAMHKVFDWASTSRRGLLLFVDEADAFLRKRATEKISEDLRATLNAFLHRTGQHSSKFMLVLASNQPEQFDWAINDRIDEMVCFALPQREERERLTLEGGPV; translated from the exons ATGTCGTGGCTCTTCGGCATCAAGGGCCCCAAGGGCGAAGGCACAGGGCCTCCGCTGCCCTTGCCGCCCGCTCAACCTGGGGCGGAGGGTGGCGGCGACCGCGGTGCGGGAGACCGGCCATCGCCCAAGGACAAATGGAGCAACTTCGACCCGACGGGCCTGGAACGTGCGGCCAAAGCGGCGCGCGAGTTGGAGCACTCGC GCCATGCCAAGGAGGCACTGAGTCTTGCACAGATGCAGGAGCAGACACTGCAGCTGGAACAACAGTCCAAGCTCAAG GAGTATGAAGCTGCCGTAGAGCAGCTGAAGAGTGAACAGATCCGTGTGCAAgctgaggaaagaaggaaaacccTGACTGAAGAGACACGACAGCACCAGGCT AGGGCCCAGTACCAGGATAAGCTAGCTCGACAGCGCTATGAGGATCAGCTGAAACAACAG CAACTTCTGAATGAAGAGAATTTAAGGAAACAAGAGGAGTCTGTGCAGAAGCAGGAGGCCATACGGCGAG CCACTGTGGAGCGCGAGATGGAGCTGCGGCATAAAAACGAGATGTTGCGGGTGGAAGCTGAAGCCCGAGCACGGGCCAAGGCTGATCGAGAGAATGCAGATATCATCCGGGAACAGATTCGACTCAAGGCTGCTGAGCACCGCCAGACCATCTTGGAGTCTATCAG GACAGCTGGTACCTTGTTTGGTGAAGGATTCCGTGCCTTTGTGACAGACTGGGACAAAGTGACAGCTACG GTGGCAGGGTTGACACTATTAGCTGTTGGAGTCTATTCTGCCAAGAATGCTACTTCTGTTGCTGGTCGGTATATTGAGGCCCGATTGGGAAAGCCATCCTTGGTGAGAGAGACCTCCCGAATCTCAGTGCTAGAGGCATTGAGGCATCCCATCCAG GTCAGCAGGCGACTGGTCAGCAGACCCCAGGATGCTTTGGAGGGCGTCATCCTCAGT CCTAGCCTGGAGGCACGGGTCCGTGATATTGCCATCGCAACAAGAAATACCAAGAAGAACAAAAGCCTGTATAGGAACGTTCTGATGTATGGGCCCCCGGGGACTGGCAAGACACTATTTGCCAAG AAACTTGCACTGCATTCAGGCATGGACTACGCCATCATGACAGGCGGGGACGTGGCCCCAATGGGGCGGGAGGGTGTGACTGCCATGCACAAGGTCTTCGACTGGGCAAGCACCAGCCGACGAGG CCTCCTGCTCTTTGTGGATGAAGCAGATGCCTTCCTCAGGAAACGAGCGACT gaAAAGATAAGTGAAGACCTCAGGGCTACTCTGAATGCATTCCTACACAGGACAGGACAACACAGTAGTAA GTTCATGCTGGTCCTGGCCAGTAACCAGCCTGAGCAGTTTGATTGGGCTATCAATGACCGCATTGACGAGATGGTCTGCTTTGCCCTGCCACAGCGGGAGGAGCGAGAGCGCCTG ACGCTTGAAGGTGGCCCAGTTTGA
- the Vwa1 gene encoding von Willebrand factor A domain-containing protein 1 isoform X1, translated as MLFWTAFSMALSLRLALARSSIERGSTASDPQGDLLFLLDSSASVSHYEFSRVREFVGQLVATMPFGPGALRASLVHVGSQPHTEFTFDQYSSGQAIQDAIRVAPQRMGDTNTGLALAYAKEQLFAEEAGARQGVPKVLVWVTDGGSSDPVGPPMQELKDLGVTIFIVSTGRGNLLELLAAASAPAEKHLHFVDVDDLPIIARELRGSITDAMQPQQLHASEVLSNGFRLSWPPLLTADSGYYVLELVPSGKLATTRRQQLPGNATSWTWTDLDPDTDYEVSLLPESNVHLLRPQHVRVRTLQEEAGPERIIISHARPRSLRVSWAPALGPDSTLGYHVQLGTLQGGSLERVEVPAGQNSTTIQGLTPCTTYLVTVTAAFRSGRQRALSAKACTASGERTRVPQSMRPEAGPREP; from the exons ATGCTGTTCTGGACTGCGTTCAGCATGGCTTTGAGTCTGCGGTTGGCATTGGCGCGGAGCAGCATAGAGCGCG GTTCCACAGCATCAGACCCCCAGGGGGACCTGTTGTTCCTGTTGGACAGCTCAGCCAGCGTGTCACATTATGAGTTCTCAAGAGTTCGGGAATTTGTGGGGCAGCTGGTGGCTACGATGCCTTTCGGACCTGGGGCTTTGCGTGCTAGTCTGGTGCACGTGGGCAGCCAGCCTCACACAGAGTTTACTTTCGACCAGTACAGTTCAGGCCAGGCTATACAGGATGCCATCCGTGTTGCACCCCAACGTATGGGTGATACCAACACAGGCCTGGCACTGGCTTATGCCAAAGAACAATTGTTTGCTGAGGAAGCAGGTGCCCGGCAAGGGGTTCCCAAGGTGCTGGTGTGGGTGACAGATGGTGGCTCCAGCGACCCCGTGGGCCCCCCTATGCAGGAGCTCAAGGACCTGGGTGTCACCATCTTCATTGTCAGCACTGGCCGAGGCAACCTGTTGGAGCTGTTGGCAGCTGCCTCGGCTCCTGCCGAGAAGCACCTACACTTTGTGGATGTGGATGATCTTCCTATCATTGCCCGGGAGCTGCGGGGCTCCATAACTG ATGCGATGCAGCCACAACAGCTTCATGCCTCGGAGGTTCTGTCCAATGGCTTCCGCCTGTCCTGGCCGCCCCTGCTGACAGCGGACTCTGGTTACTACGTGCTGGAGTTGGTACCCAGTGGCAAATTGGCAACCACAAGACGCCAACAGCTGCCCGGGAATGCTACCAGCTGGACCTGGACAGATCTCGACCCGGACACAGATTATGAAGTATCACTGCTGCCTGAGTCCAACGTGCACCTCCTGAGGCCGCAGCACGTGCGAGTACGCACACTGCAAG AGGAGGCCGGGCCAGAACGCATCATCATCTCGCATGCTAGGCCGCGCAGCCTCCGCGTAAGTTGGGCCCCCGCGCTTGGCCCGGACTCCACTCTCGGCTACCATGTACAGCTCGGAACTCTGCAGGGCGGCTCCCTAGAGCGCGTGGAGGTGCCAGCAGGCCAGAACAGCACTACTATCCAGGGCCTGACGCCCTGCACCACTTACCTGGTGACTGTGACTGCCGCCTTCCGCTCTGGCCGCCAGAGGGCGCTGTCGGCTAAGGCCTGTACGGCCTCTGGCGAGCGGACCCGTGTTCCGCAGTCCATGCGGCCGGAGGCTGGACCGCGGGAGCCCTGA
- the Vwa1 gene encoding von Willebrand factor A domain-containing protein 1 isoform X2, which yields MLFWTAFSMALSLRLALARSSIERGAQGPGCHHLHCQHWPRQPVGAVGSCLGSCREAPTLCGCG from the exons ATGCTGTTCTGGACTGCGTTCAGCATGGCTTTGAGTCTGCGGTTGGCATTGGCGCGGAGCAGCATAGAGCGCG GAGCTCAAGGACCTGGGTGTCACCATCTTCATTGTCAGCACTGGCCGAGGCAACCTGTTGGAGCTGTTGGCAGCTGCCTCGGCTCCTGCCGAGAAGCACCTACACTTTGTGGATGTGGATGA